A region from the Leptolyngbya iicbica LK genome encodes:
- a CDS encoding cation:proton antiporter, whose translation MLSPDLVNHSLVVSSVLAEVPSEEAAPLILAGVLLSLMVVYLASKLGGELSKLIGLPPVLGELVSGVLVGVSALHLLVFPEAGVEASSSVLMNALQVLMGTSGETLNYVFETQGEIISVLAELGVIILLFEIGLESDLKELQKVGWQAAIVAVVGVVAPFALGTVGLMAIFHVAALPAIFAGAALTATSIGITSKVLSELGQLRSREGQIIVGAAVMDDVLGIIVLAVVASLAKTGDVSLTNVAILIASASGFLLGAILVGRGFNKVFGSIADRLQTRGNLVIPALTFALALAFVAQVVHLEAILGAFAAGLVLDETDQRKELDRQIIPIADVLVPIFFVTVGARVDLGVLNPIHPENRAGLIIAAFLIVVAIIGKAITGWAVFGKEPVNRLAVGVGMIPRGEVGLVFAGIGAASGTLDRPLQAAIIAMVILTTLVAPLLLRWAFREEAAGVETVV comes from the coding sequence ATGCTCTCTCCCGATTTGGTGAATCATTCCCTTGTCGTTTCCTCCGTGCTCGCGGAGGTGCCCTCAGAAGAAGCCGCTCCCCTCATTTTGGCTGGGGTATTGCTCAGCCTCATGGTGGTTTATCTCGCCAGTAAGTTGGGCGGCGAGTTGTCAAAGTTAATCGGCTTACCCCCAGTCCTCGGAGAGTTGGTCAGCGGGGTGTTGGTCGGGGTTTCTGCCTTACATCTGTTGGTTTTTCCAGAAGCTGGAGTCGAAGCCTCTAGTTCCGTCTTGATGAACGCCTTGCAAGTCTTGATGGGCACCTCTGGCGAAACCCTGAACTATGTGTTTGAAACCCAGGGCGAAATTATTTCCGTCCTGGCCGAACTGGGTGTCATCATTTTGCTGTTTGAAATCGGGTTGGAATCGGACCTGAAAGAGCTGCAAAAAGTTGGTTGGCAAGCCGCAATTGTTGCCGTCGTCGGGGTGGTAGCCCCGTTTGCCTTGGGAACTGTTGGCCTGATGGCGATCTTTCATGTGGCTGCACTGCCGGCAATTTTTGCTGGTGCAGCGCTGACCGCAACCAGTATCGGCATTACCTCGAAGGTGCTGTCAGAGTTGGGACAACTGCGATCGCGAGAAGGTCAAATCATTGTGGGTGCGGCTGTCATGGACGACGTGCTCGGTATAATCGTTCTGGCTGTCGTCGCTAGTCTGGCTAAAACTGGTGACGTATCGCTCACCAACGTGGCCATTTTGATTGCCAGTGCCAGCGGCTTTTTGCTCGGCGCAATTCTGGTCGGGCGGGGATTCAACAAAGTCTTTGGCAGCATTGCCGATCGTTTGCAGACTCGTGGCAACCTCGTCATTCCAGCGTTAACCTTTGCCCTGGCCTTGGCCTTTGTTGCCCAAGTCGTCCATTTAGAAGCCATCCTGGGTGCATTTGCCGCCGGTCTCGTGCTTGACGAAACCGACCAGCGCAAAGAGTTGGATCGACAAATCATTCCCATTGCCGATGTTCTGGTGCCCATCTTCTTCGTCACCGTAGGCGCACGGGTAGACCTTGGGGTCTTAAACCCGATTCATCCGGAAAACCGCGCTGGCTTGATCATCGCGGCCTTTCTAATTGTGGTCGCCATTATCGGTAAAGCCATTACCGGCTGGGCGGTCTTTGGCAAAGAGCCAGTCAATCGCTTGGCCGTCGGCGTGGGCATGATTCCTCGGGGGGAAGTCGGTTTGGTCTTTGCGGGCATCGGGGCCGCTAGCGGTACGCTCGATCGCCCTCTGCAAGCTGCCATCATCGCCATGGTGATTCTCACGACGCTAGTCGCACCATTGCTGCTGCGCTGGGCCTTCCGCGAAGAAGCAGCAGGAGTGGAAACTGTTGTTTAG
- a CDS encoding tetratricopeptide repeat protein translates to MVRDERGRLAVDERSPFICRCAVSAIAVKNFFISYNRADQTWAEWIAWVLEEQGYTAVIDVWDFRPGSNFALAMQEAAAGAQVTVMVLSEHYLQGLYTQPEWAAAFAQDPTGAERRLLPIRVGECQPTGLLRPQIYVDLVGQSEAEAERLLLNALKERGKPDLRPSFPGGTPTAERVTPQKGTFPGKSSCVNNLPRSGAVAFVGRDEDLKQLHEQLQQTERLAITAIRGMGGIGKTELALQYAKAQLKANTYPGGICWLSAKEQNLGTEIVNFATDQLQLAVPTDIDLGRQAQLCWRQWPTAGEVLVVIDDVSGRDDIAAYRTIQPYLPPDQSRFTVLLTTRLHLGASIRSFEIKVLSEAAALALLASLIGAERLDAEREIAAALCEWLGYLPLGLELVGRFLQRKPTWTLAQLQARLEAERLAARALGQARPDMTADHESVAAAFELSWQDLDAPVQALAYRLSLFALAPIPWGWLVEWADNTDPDDLEDWRDEGLINRSLLNWVGSDTVQLHQLIREFFRHKLEGWAEAEGLKRDYCQRMVSLAEQIPQTPTRDQILALTPAIPHLAEAATTWQAWLADDSLDWPFIGLGRFYEGQGDYGQTEPWYQDGLAATRDRFGETHPAVATSLNNLAALYQSQGRYEAAEPLYQEALAMMKALLGEAHPLVATSLNNLAGLYESQGRYEAAEPLYQEALAMMKALLGETHPSVATSLNNLAGLYESQGRYEAAEPLYQEALAMMKALLGEAHPSVATSLNNLAGLYRSQGRYEAAEPLYLQAMQIDVAALGEDHPDTAIDFANLAGLFTTLDRYTDAEGFYIMALSVFVQKLGEDHPYIQATWQGFFGLVAKVVEAGQSDLLSDHPLTQSLLQQLQQS, encoded by the coding sequence TTGGTTCGGGATGAGCGGGGCCGACTCGCTGTGGATGAGCGATCGCCCTTCATTTGTCGTTGCGCCGTCAGTGCGATCGCTGTGAAAAATTTCTTTATTAGCTACAACCGCGCTGACCAAACCTGGGCCGAGTGGATTGCCTGGGTGCTGGAAGAGCAGGGCTACACCGCCGTCATTGATGTGTGGGACTTTCGGCCTGGGAGCAACTTTGCGCTAGCAATGCAAGAGGCAGCGGCGGGCGCGCAAGTCACGGTGATGGTGCTGTCGGAGCATTATCTGCAAGGGCTATACACGCAGCCGGAGTGGGCGGCGGCCTTTGCCCAAGACCCGACGGGGGCGGAGCGGCGGCTGTTGCCGATTCGGGTGGGGGAGTGTCAGCCGACGGGGCTGTTGAGGCCGCAGATTTATGTGGACCTGGTGGGGCAAAGTGAAGCCGAGGCGGAACGGTTGCTGCTGAATGCCTTGAAGGAACGCGGCAAACCGGATCTGCGCCCGAGCTTTCCTGGTGGCACGCCGACTGCGGAGCGGGTGACTCCACAAAAGGGCACCTTTCCTGGCAAAAGCTCATGTGTTAATAACCTGCCGCGCAGTGGGGCGGTGGCGTTTGTGGGGCGCGACGAAGACCTGAAACAGCTGCACGAACAGCTTCAGCAGACCGAACGGCTGGCTATCACTGCTATTCGTGGCATGGGGGGCATTGGCAAAACGGAGCTGGCGCTGCAATATGCCAAGGCCCAGCTAAAGGCCAACACCTACCCCGGCGGCATCTGCTGGCTCTCGGCTAAAGAGCAAAACCTCGGTACGGAAATCGTCAACTTTGCCACCGATCAGCTGCAACTGGCGGTGCCCACTGATATTGACCTGGGTCGCCAGGCCCAGCTTTGCTGGCGGCAGTGGCCGACAGCGGGTGAGGTGCTGGTGGTGATTGATGATGTCAGCGGGCGGGATGACATCGCCGCTTATCGGACGATTCAGCCTTATTTGCCGCCGGATCAGAGTCGGTTTACGGTGCTGCTGACGACGCGGCTGCACCTGGGGGCGTCGATTCGGTCGTTTGAGATTAAGGTGCTGAGTGAGGCGGCTGCGCTGGCGCTGCTGGCGTCACTGATCGGGGCGGAGCGGCTGGATGCCGAACGCGAAATTGCCGCTGCCCTGTGTGAGTGGCTGGGCTACCTGCCCTTGGGGCTGGAGCTGGTGGGGCGCTTTTTGCAGCGGAAGCCGACGTGGACGCTGGCCCAACTGCAAGCACGGCTGGAAGCCGAAAGATTGGCCGCTCGTGCTCTGGGCCAAGCTCGCCCTGACATGACCGCCGACCATGAAAGCGTCGCCGCCGCCTTTGAACTGAGTTGGCAAGACCTGGACGCGCCCGTGCAAGCACTGGCCTATCGCCTGAGTCTGTTTGCCCTGGCCCCCATTCCCTGGGGGTGGCTGGTGGAGTGGGCTGACAACACTGACCCTGACGACCTGGAAGACTGGCGCGATGAGGGGCTGATTAATCGCAGTTTGCTGAATTGGGTGGGTAGCGACACTGTGCAACTCCATCAGCTGATTCGTGAGTTCTTTCGGCACAAGTTGGAGGGCTGGGCTGAGGCCGAGGGGCTGAAGCGAGACTATTGTCAGAGGATGGTCAGCTTGGCGGAACAAATACCCCAAACCCCCACTCGCGATCAGATTTTGGCGCTGACGCCCGCCATACCTCACCTGGCGGAAGCGGCCACCACCTGGCAAGCGTGGCTCGCCGATGACTCGCTAGACTGGCCGTTTATCGGGTTAGGCCGATTTTATGAGGGGCAGGGAGACTACGGTCAGACGGAACCCTGGTATCAGGATGGTTTGGCCGCGACCCGCGATCGCTTTGGCGAGACCCATCCCGCTGTCGCCACCAGCCTCAACAATCTCGCCGCACTGTACCAATCGCAGGGCCGTTACGAGGCCGCCGAACCGCTGTATCAAGAGGCGCTGGCGATGATGAAAGCGCTGTTGGGCGAGGCCCATCCATTGGTCGCCACCAGCCTCAACAATCTCGCCGGACTGTACGAATCCCAGGGCCGTTACGAGGCCGCCGAACCGCTGTATCAAGAGGCGCTGGCGATGATGAAAGCGCTGTTGGGCGAGACCCATCCATCGGTCGCCACCAGCCTCAACAATCTCGCCGGACTGTACGAATCGCAGGGCCGTTACGAGGCCGCCGAACCGCTGTATCAAGAGGCGCTGGCGATGATGAAAGCGCTGTTGGGCGAGGCCCATCCATCGGTCGCCACCAGCCTCAACAATCTCGCCGGACTGTATCGATCGCAGGGCCGTTACGAGGCCGCCGAACCGTTGTATCTGCAAGCCATGCAAATTGATGTTGCGGCACTGGGCGAAGACCACCCTGATACGGCGATAGATTTTGCCAACCTGGCGGGTTTGTTCACTACGTTAGATCGCTATACCGATGCAGAGGGGTTTTACATCATGGCGCTGAGCGTATTTGTTCAAAAATTGGGCGAAGATCATCCCTACATCCAGGCCACCTGGCAAGGGTTTTTCGGCTTGGTGGCAAAAGTTGTAGAGGCGGGGCAAAGCGATCTCCTCTCCGACCATCCCCTCACCCAATCCCTGCTCCAGCAGCTTCAGCAGTCTTAA
- the chlP gene encoding geranylgeranyl reductase yields MTLRVAVVGGGPAGSSAAETLAKAGIETYLLERKLDNAKPCGGAIPLCMVDEFDLPPEIIDRRVRKMKMISPSNIEVNIGSTLKPDEYIGMCRREVLDGFLRDRAAKLGAKLINGTMYKLELPQTDSDPYTLHYTEHRPDGLVGDDRTLQVDLVIGADGANSRVAKAIDAGDYNYAIAFQERIRIPDDKMAYYEELAEMYVGNDVSPDFYAWVFPKYDHVAVGTGTMRVNQAKIKSLQAGIRQRAAKRIEGGEIIKVEAHPIPEHPRPRRVVGRVALVGDAAGTVTKSSGEGIYFAAKSARMCAETIVELSHAGQRIPTEADLKTYIKRWDKEYGATYLVLDLLQRVFYRTDATREAFVEMCADMDVQKLTFDSYLYKTVVPANPLTQLKITAKTVGSLLRGSALSPTRTW; encoded by the coding sequence TTGACCCTGCGAGTTGCCGTTGTCGGAGGCGGGCCAGCGGGCTCCTCTGCTGCTGAAACCTTAGCCAAAGCTGGAATTGAAACCTATTTGCTAGAACGCAAGCTGGATAATGCCAAGCCTTGCGGTGGTGCGATTCCTCTCTGTATGGTCGATGAATTTGACCTCCCCCCCGAGATCATTGACCGACGGGTGCGGAAGATGAAGATGATCTCTCCTTCAAATATTGAAGTCAATATTGGCAGCACGCTTAAGCCTGATGAATATATCGGGATGTGCCGTCGTGAAGTGCTGGATGGATTTTTGCGCGATCGCGCTGCCAAGCTCGGTGCCAAGCTCATCAATGGCACGATGTATAAGTTAGAGCTCCCCCAGACCGATAGCGACCCCTACACGCTGCACTACACTGAGCATCGTCCCGATGGGTTGGTCGGCGACGACAGAACCCTGCAGGTTGATCTGGTGATCGGTGCGGATGGTGCTAATTCGCGTGTAGCCAAGGCTATCGATGCGGGCGATTATAACTATGCGATCGCGTTCCAAGAGCGCATCCGTATTCCTGACGACAAGATGGCCTATTACGAAGAATTGGCTGAAATGTACGTCGGTAATGATGTCTCCCCCGACTTTTACGCTTGGGTTTTCCCCAAGTACGATCACGTCGCAGTGGGCACTGGGACCATGCGGGTTAACCAGGCCAAGATTAAGTCTCTGCAAGCGGGTATTCGTCAGCGCGCGGCTAAGCGTATCGAAGGCGGCGAAATCATTAAAGTTGAGGCCCACCCCATTCCTGAGCATCCTCGTCCACGCCGGGTGGTCGGTCGGGTTGCCTTGGTGGGTGACGCGGCAGGTACCGTCACCAAATCTTCTGGTGAGGGCATTTACTTTGCCGCCAAGTCGGCTCGCATGTGTGCCGAAACCATTGTCGAACTTTCCCACGCGGGTCAGCGTATTCCGACTGAGGCTGACCTAAAGACTTACATCAAGCGTTGGGATAAGGAGTATGGAGCGACTTATCTGGTACTCGACCTGCTGCAGCGCGTTTTCTATCGCACGGATGCAACGCGAGAAGCGTTCGTTGAGATGTGTGCCGATATGGATGTGCAGAAGCTGACCTTTGACAGCTATCTGTATAAAACGGTCGTTCCCGCCAATCCCTTGACGCAGCTCAAAATTACGGCCAAGACCGTTGGTAGCTTGTTGCGGGGCAGTGCTTTATCACCCACTCGCACCTGGTAG
- the trxA gene encoding thioredoxin — MAAVQVTDSSFKQDVLESELPVLVDFWAPWCGPCRMVAPVVDEISEQYDGQVKVVKLNTDENPSVASQYGIRSIPTLMIFKGGQRVDMVVGAVPKTTLANTLEKYL; from the coding sequence ATGGCAGCCGTACAAGTAACTGATTCTTCCTTCAAGCAAGACGTGCTTGAAAGTGAACTTCCTGTTCTCGTTGATTTTTGGGCACCCTGGTGTGGACCTTGCCGGATGGTTGCGCCCGTCGTTGATGAAATTTCTGAACAGTACGACGGTCAAGTCAAGGTCGTTAAGTTGAATACTGACGAAAACCCTAGTGTTGCGAGTCAGTATGGTATCCGCAGCATTCCAACGTTGATGATTTTCAAGGGTGGTCAACGGGTTGATATGGTTGTTGGTGCCGTTCCCAAAACGACTCTGGCAAACACACTCGAAAAATATCTTTAG
- a CDS encoding DUF6918 family protein, with translation MALDDLTKDSAVQASIVNDCDQLITTHVSQKSGVSGVALKTAHRIVKGIGPTYIPGAISRMLPSTLEVLDPLWQEAMTSGDPVAYLEQHRSRTADLILSVTDHRIQYTSGPIIGVYNKLRKSVKGDIEAVVPELAGILHRHHIQLLQRA, from the coding sequence ATGGCCCTTGACGATTTGACTAAAGACTCGGCAGTGCAGGCGAGCATCGTCAATGACTGTGACCAATTGATTACAACTCATGTTTCTCAAAAAAGTGGCGTCTCGGGCGTAGCGCTCAAAACCGCCCATCGGATAGTCAAAGGCATCGGCCCGACTTACATTCCAGGCGCAATTAGCCGCATGTTGCCATCTACCCTAGAAGTTTTAGATCCGCTTTGGCAAGAAGCCATGACATCCGGCGATCCCGTTGCTTACCTGGAACAACACCGATCGCGCACGGCCGACCTCATCTTGAGCGTCACTGATCACCGCATTCAGTACACCTCTGGTCCCATCATTGGTGTGTACAACAAGCTGCGCAAATCGGTCAAAGGTGACATCGAAGCAGTTGTGCCGGAGTTAGCGGGCATCCTGCACCGCCATCATATTCAACTCCTCCAAAGAGCTTGA
- the fabG gene encoding 3-oxoacyl-[acyl-carrier-protein] reductase — translation MAGQLTDQVAVVTGGSRGIGRATALALADAGAHVVVNYARSSTAADDVVAAIAEKGGSAIAVQADVSDPDQAEALIKAATEKWGRVDILVNNAGITRDTLLLRMKPEDWQAVIDLNLSGVFYCTRLVSKLMLKQRSGRIINIASVAGLMGNPGQANYSAAKAGVIGFTKTVAKEMAARGVTANAVAPGFIKTDMTEDLSNTEEILKYIPLGRYGEAEEVAGLIRFLAADPAAAYITGQVLTIDGGMVM, via the coding sequence ATGGCAGGGCAATTGACCGATCAAGTAGCCGTGGTAACGGGTGGCTCGCGAGGCATTGGCCGCGCGACGGCTTTGGCCTTAGCCGATGCGGGTGCCCATGTGGTGGTGAACTATGCCCGCTCAAGCACCGCTGCGGATGATGTCGTGGCCGCGATCGCAGAGAAAGGGGGCAGTGCGATCGCCGTGCAGGCCGACGTTTCCGATCCTGACCAAGCGGAGGCTTTAATTAAGGCTGCTACGGAGAAATGGGGGCGCGTCGATATCTTGGTCAACAACGCCGGGATTACCCGCGATACCTTGCTGTTGCGGATGAAGCCCGAAGACTGGCAGGCCGTGATTGATCTGAACTTGTCTGGCGTGTTTTACTGCACCCGGTTGGTGAGCAAACTGATGCTCAAGCAGCGCTCGGGCCGCATCATTAATATTGCCTCCGTGGCTGGATTGATGGGGAACCCTGGTCAGGCCAACTACAGTGCCGCGAAGGCCGGCGTAATTGGCTTCACCAAAACCGTAGCCAAGGAAATGGCGGCGCGGGGCGTCACGGCGAATGCGGTCGCTCCTGGCTTTATCAAAACGGACATGACAGAAGATTTGTCCAACACGGAAGAAATTCTCAAATACATTCCCCTGGGGCGCTATGGCGAAGCCGAGGAAGTGGCGGGTTTAATTCGCTTTTTGGCGGCCGATCCGGCAGCGGCATACATCACGGGGCAGGTGCTCACCATCGACGGTGGCATGGTGATGTAG
- a CDS encoding adenylate/guanylate cyclase domain-containing protein, with the protein MGELRSTVIMKTDIRGFTNTVGRLSEAELSTLLSEHKQFILDLVAKQDGQLVKGEGDAFWLTFPSVTDAALAASAIQAELRLEQTGKSDDDRLAVRIVIVLGDVLHQGNDIFGAPVNLAARLESVTPPDEIYLSQAACLALNAAEINTSYVGEFSLKGMTQTTQVYKVNLQHRTRVLPDQVIVISDLTNYNIYAKTHSIQQVEQVLTQHELLHKQVCQKFGGDINMFIGDACIMLFDSVETALAAVDALVSDWQAFQQTHQVSCAMTVGMHKGDIYLFRTYVYGEAFHLASGVQVLASKLTPAASSRTFVSSQVRAEIQDQDWLARLHLVDVPPKLRERFQFLEQFAVYDLIAPT; encoded by the coding sequence ATGGGCGAATTGCGATCGACCGTCATTATGAAAACTGATATTCGTGGCTTTACTAATACCGTAGGCCGCCTATCAGAGGCGGAGTTAAGCACGCTGTTGTCAGAGCACAAGCAATTTATTTTAGACCTGGTCGCCAAGCAAGATGGCCAACTGGTGAAAGGAGAAGGGGACGCCTTTTGGCTGACATTTCCCAGCGTCACCGATGCGGCCTTGGCGGCCAGCGCTATCCAAGCCGAGTTGCGCCTAGAGCAGACGGGCAAAAGCGATGACGATCGCCTTGCAGTTCGCATCGTGATTGTATTAGGCGACGTATTGCATCAAGGTAATGACATTTTTGGCGCACCTGTTAACCTCGCCGCCCGTCTAGAGTCGGTCACGCCGCCAGACGAAATCTATCTCTCGCAAGCGGCCTGTCTCGCGTTGAATGCGGCGGAGATCAACACCTCATATGTTGGTGAATTCTCGCTCAAGGGGATGACCCAGACGACTCAGGTCTACAAGGTCAATCTGCAACATCGCACCCGCGTGCTCCCAGACCAAGTCATCGTGATTTCTGACCTGACTAACTACAACATCTACGCCAAGACTCATAGTATTCAGCAAGTTGAGCAGGTGTTAACGCAGCATGAGCTGCTACATAAGCAGGTGTGTCAAAAGTTTGGTGGCGACATCAATATGTTTATTGGTGATGCGTGCATAATGCTGTTTGATTCAGTTGAGACGGCACTGGCGGCGGTTGATGCACTGGTGTCAGACTGGCAAGCCTTTCAGCAGACCCATCAGGTCTCCTGCGCGATGACCGTCGGCATGCATAAAGGCGATATTTACCTGTTCCGAACATATGTTTATGGTGAAGCGTTTCATCTTGCGTCTGGAGTGCAGGTGCTGGCCTCTAAGCTCACTCCGGCGGCCAGTAGTCGTACGTTTGTTTCCAGCCAAGTAAGGGCGGAAATTCAGGATCAGGATTGGTTGGCTAGATTGCACTTAGTGGACGTTCCACCCAAGTTACGCGAACGCTTTCAGTTTCTAGAACAATTTGCGGTGTATGACTTGATAGCGCCGACCTAA
- a CDS encoding STAS domain-containing protein gives MDQKTHTTDDGRQVIVITPTGRLDITTAWQFRLNLQDCISRLSPHVVINLSQVNFIDSSGLTSLVAGMRDADKVQGSFRICNVHPEAKLVFEVTMMDSVFELYETEEEALQNNPKQIAS, from the coding sequence ATGGATCAGAAAACGCACACTACTGATGATGGCCGACAAGTTATCGTGATTACGCCCACTGGGCGGTTAGACATCACGACTGCTTGGCAGTTTCGTCTCAACCTCCAGGACTGCATTTCTAGACTGAGCCCTCATGTCGTCATTAATCTCAGCCAGGTCAACTTTATTGACAGCTCTGGCCTGACGTCCTTAGTAGCGGGAATGCGTGACGCCGATAAAGTCCAGGGCAGTTTCCGCATTTGTAATGTCCATCCCGAAGCTAAGCTGGTGTTCGAAGTCACCATGATGGATTCGGTCTTTGAGCTCTACGAAACCGAAGAAGAAGCCTTGCAAAACAACCCTAAGCAGATTGCGAGCTAA
- the bicA gene encoding bicarbonate transporter BicA: MALTNRINFNNLRGDLFGGVTAAVIALPMALAFGVASGAGPAAGLYGAVLVGFFAALFGGTPTLISEPTGPMTVVMTAIIAELIAANPENGMAMAFTVVMMAGILQIIFGLLKLGRYVTLMPYTVISGFMSGIGVILIILQIGPFLGQPSPKGGVVGTLTNLPELLSNAVAPEVILAVFTIAVLFLMPKRFRRILPPQLVVLIAGTLLSIAFFGDADIRRIGAIPTGLPALQVPTFTVAQFQIMLIDALMLAALGCIDALLTSMVADSLTRTQHQSDKELIGQGIGNLMSGIFGGLPGAGATMGTVVNIQTGGRTALSGLVRALLLMVVVLGAAGLIAPIPLAVLAGIAMKVGFDILDWSFLKRAHSVSWKGTMIMYGVLFLTVFVDLIVAVGVGMFVANILTIDRLTKLQAEGVKTITDADEDEDLQMTAEEQALLDRANGRVLLFHLSGPMIFGVAKAIAREHNAMKDHKVLVLDLHDVPMLGVTASLSLENMIQDASENDRPVFIAGASEQAMRRLNKLGVRRFVPDAHIVANRVAALEGALTLLEETPEDSATVMPSSIS, from the coding sequence ATGGCACTGACAAACCGCATAAACTTCAACAATTTGCGCGGAGATCTCTTTGGCGGTGTGACGGCAGCCGTGATTGCTTTACCGATGGCACTGGCCTTTGGTGTTGCATCCGGTGCTGGCCCTGCTGCTGGTCTCTACGGCGCTGTTCTGGTCGGCTTTTTTGCCGCGCTCTTTGGCGGTACTCCCACCCTCATTTCTGAACCCACCGGCCCGATGACGGTGGTCATGACGGCGATTATCGCCGAATTAATCGCCGCCAACCCAGAAAATGGTATGGCCATGGCCTTTACGGTGGTCATGATGGCGGGGATTTTACAAATTATTTTTGGCTTGCTCAAGCTGGGCCGATACGTCACATTGATGCCCTACACCGTGATTTCTGGCTTCATGTCTGGGATCGGGGTGATTCTGATCATTTTGCAAATTGGCCCGTTTTTAGGACAGCCTAGTCCCAAAGGCGGCGTCGTTGGCACCCTCACCAACCTGCCTGAATTATTGAGTAATGCTGTAGCTCCAGAAGTGATTCTGGCTGTGTTTACCATTGCGGTATTATTCCTCATGCCAAAGCGCTTTAGGCGCATTCTGCCGCCGCAGTTGGTAGTGCTAATTGCCGGAACTTTGCTGTCAATTGCGTTCTTTGGGGATGCCGACATTCGCCGGATTGGGGCGATTCCGACGGGTTTGCCAGCACTACAAGTCCCCACCTTTACGGTGGCTCAGTTTCAGATCATGTTGATCGATGCTTTGATGCTGGCCGCTTTGGGCTGCATTGACGCCCTGCTGACATCTATGGTGGCCGACAGCTTAACCCGCACTCAGCATCAATCGGATAAGGAATTAATTGGCCAGGGCATCGGCAACCTGATGTCAGGTATCTTTGGCGGTTTGCCAGGAGCTGGGGCGACGATGGGCACCGTTGTCAATATTCAAACTGGGGGGCGGACGGCTCTTTCTGGTCTGGTGCGGGCCTTATTGCTCATGGTGGTCGTGCTGGGGGCGGCAGGCTTGATTGCACCGATTCCCCTGGCGGTATTGGCGGGTATCGCCATGAAGGTGGGCTTTGATATTTTGGATTGGAGCTTCCTCAAACGGGCGCATAGCGTTTCTTGGAAAGGCACGATGATCATGTACGGCGTGCTGTTCCTCACTGTGTTTGTGGATCTGATTGTGGCGGTGGGCGTCGGCATGTTTGTCGCTAACATTCTCACGATTGATCGCTTGACTAAGCTGCAAGCTGAAGGGGTCAAAACCATCACTGATGCGGATGAAGATGAAGACCTGCAGATGACCGCCGAGGAACAAGCGCTGCTCGATCGCGCTAACGGTCGTGTGTTGCTCTTTCACCTCAGTGGGCCCATGATCTTTGGGGTGGCTAAGGCGATCGCTCGTGAACATAACGCCATGAAAGACCATAAAGTCTTGGTGCTGGATTTGCATGATGTCCCCATGCTCGGGGTAACGGCGTCGCTTTCGCTGGAAAATATGATCCAAGATGCAAGTGAAAACGATCGCCCGGTGTTTATCGCAGGGGCGTCGGAACAAGCGATGCGTCGGTTAAACAAGCTTGGGGTCCGTCGCTTTGTGCCCGATGCGCACATCGTGGCCAATCGTGTCGCAGCGCTCGAGGGTGCTCTGACGCTGCTAGAGGAGACTCCTGAGGATAGCGCAACGGTAATGCCGTCTTCCATTAGCTAG
- the trxA gene encoding thioredoxin yields MATKQQFTSFADLLAQSDRPVLVDFYATWCGPCQMMAPILEQVNTQLQGQLKVVKIDTDRYPQLASQYQIHALPTLVLFKQGQPAQRIEGVRTAEQLVQDLKPLL; encoded by the coding sequence GTGGCAACCAAACAACAGTTCACGAGCTTTGCAGATTTGCTGGCCCAGAGCGATCGCCCCGTGCTAGTCGATTTCTACGCAACTTGGTGTGGCCCCTGTCAAATGATGGCCCCAATTTTAGAGCAGGTAAATACCCAATTACAGGGACAGCTCAAAGTCGTGAAAATTGATACGGATCGCTATCCTCAACTTGCTTCGCAGTACCAGATTCACGCTCTCCCAACATTAGTTCTGTTTAAGCAAGGGCAACCCGCTCAACGCATCGAAGGCGTACGTACCGCTGAGCAGCTTGTGCAAGATCTCAAACCCTTACTCTAA